One genomic window of Arachis hypogaea cultivar Tifrunner chromosome 8, arahy.Tifrunner.gnm2.J5K5, whole genome shotgun sequence includes the following:
- the LOC112708380 gene encoding protein FAR1-RELATED SEQUENCE 5-like — translation MRVHVHRESGRWIIIYFQEVHNHKMLEDTLTFMLPGHRMMNAAAINQMNMMLKVGIRTPQIYASFVQTAGGHENVPFLKRDMYNQIDKQRKLIGGDAKSCLKLLESMAERNPGMFVRYLADKDGRLVHLFWSDNCSQLDFHLFGDVLAFDATYRKNKYMCPLVVFSGVNHHNQTIVFAAALVANETEETYTWLLQQFLEAMKGKAPGCVITDGHGAMKKAIEAVFPGAYHRLCAWHLIRNATSNISNPVFTSEFKKCMLFDYEVSEFEERWQKVVSELGLETNQWVCDLYAKRAMWATAYIRGHFFGGFRTTSRCEGLHSMLGKFVHSRHNLKDFVEQFFRCISQMRSREAHTDLQSIVGDLVMQTPLHALERSAANSLTREIFLLFRPMLSRACTLKVRSCTYTPMCKIYTLSRSGDAQREWQVSHYPNGTFFKCSCMRMESLGIPCDHIVAVLVHMDAIEIPSTLVLGRWSKDARSKVRAFMEKGPFCWDSMVNCRNWMLNDLCRELCVVASNDADQFVQVTQKIRNEISRVKGSVKEVGERANVVGSSTLEECVRDPNIARQRTRRRKGLLNHPLVKGVKRCGICRKVGHNRLSCHQRQTRRESESLAARCSPSGEMYDDDDVYYEDISQHEDGDYYIPAHMTDGNVYADEDELAEQCATVEHEYDISLSEP, via the exons GAAGTTCATAATCACAAGATGCTTGAGGACACACTAACTTTTATGCTTCCCGGACACAGGATGATGAACGCGGCAGCTATTAATCAGATGAATATGATGCTTAAGGTCGGCATTAGGACTCCACAAATTTATGCATCATTTGTGCAAACCGCAGGAGGCCACGAAAATGTTCCGTTTTTGAAAAGAGATATGTACAACCAAATAGACAAACAAAGGAAGCTCATTGGTGGGGATGCAAAATCGTGTCTTAAGTTGTTAGAATCAATGGCAGAGCGGAACCCAGGAATGTTTGTAAGATACTTGGCAGATAAAGATGGGCGATTGGTTCACCTGTTTTGGTCAGACAATTGCAGTCAGCTAGATTTCCATCTTTTTGGGGATGTGTTAGCATTTGATGCAACATATCGTAAGAATAAGTACATGTGCCCGCTTGTGGTTTTTTCCGGTGTAAACCATCATAATCAAACAATTGTATTTGCTGCAGCACTAGTTGCAAACGAGACGGAAGAAACATACACTTGGTTACTTCAGCAGTTTCTTGAAGCAATGAAAGGGAAGGCACCTGGATGTGTTATAACTGATGGTCACGGTGCAATGAAGAAGGCCATTGAAGCTGTATTTCCAGGTGCTTATCATCGACTCTGTGCTTGGCATTTAATTAGGAATGCTACTTCAAATATTAGCAATCCAGTGTTTACATCTGAATTCAAAAAATGCATGCTATTTGACTATGAGGTATCTGAGTTTGAGGAAAGATGGCAGAAGGTTGTATCGGAACTTGGTCTCGAGACTAATCAGTGGGTGTGTGATCTTTATGCCAAGAGAGCAATGTGGGCCACTGCATATATCCGCGGACATTTTTTCGGTGGCTTCCGAACGACCTCAAGGTGTGAAGGTTTACATTCTATGCTTGGCAAGTTTGTACACTCTAGACATAACTTGAAGGACTTTGTTGAGCAGTTCTTTCGGTGCATATCTCAGATGAGGTCTCGGGAAGCACACACTGATTTGCAATCTATTGTTGGGGATTTGGTAATGCAGACACCATTGCATGCTCTTGAGAGATCGGCTGCAAATTCACTTACACGGGAAATTTTTCTATTGTTCAGGCCAATGCTTTCACGAGCTTGCACGTTGAAGGTTCGCTCCTGCACATACACACCTATGTGTAAGATTTATACACTTTCACGATCCGGAGATGCACAGCGAGAGTGGCAAGTCTCACATTATCCTAATGGAACTTTCTTTAAGTGTTCATGCATGAGGATGGAGTCATTGGGTATTCCATGTGATCACATTGTGGCGGTCCTTGTTCATATGGATGCCATAGAGATACCCTCAACTTTGGTTCTGGGCAGGTGGTCAAAGGATGCCAGGTCCAAAGTTAGGGCATTCATGGAAAAAGGACCATTTTGTTGGGATTCAATGGTCAATTGTCGTAATTGGATGTTGAATGACTTGTGTAGGGAGCTGTGTGTGGTAGCGTCCAACGATGCTGATCAGTTTGTGCAAGTCACCCAGAAAATTAGGAATGAGATCTCCCGTGTTAAGGGTTCAGTCAAAGAGGTTGGCGAAAGAGCGAATGTGGTCGGATCCTCCACTCTGGAGGAATGTGTTAGGGATCCGAATATTGCCCGACAACGTACTAGGCGCAGAAAAGGTTTACTAAACCATCCATTAGTCAAGGGTGTCAAGAGGTGTGGCATTTGTAGGAAGGTTGGACATAATAGACTTTCATGCCATCAAAGGCAAACTAGGCGTGAGTCTGAGTCTTTGGCAGCAAGATGTAGCCCAAGCGGTGAGATGTACGACGATGATGACGTATACTATGAAGACATATCCCAG CATGAAGATGGAGATTATTATATCCCGGCACACATGACTGATGGTAATGTTTATGCTGATGAGGATGAATTGGCAGAGCAATGTGCAACGGTTGAACATGAGTATGATATTTCATTATCGGAACCTTAG